In Zingiber officinale cultivar Zhangliang chromosome 1A, Zo_v1.1, whole genome shotgun sequence, a genomic segment contains:
- the LOC122001547 gene encoding protein RGF1 INDUCIBLE TRANSCRIPTION FACTOR 1-like, producing the protein MMMRRVAASLVPPWLETLLSTPFFATCPVHPDAPRSERNMFCLDCGDSASSFCLYCRTDLHSGHSVIQIRRSSYHDVVRVAEIRNVLDIRGVQTYVINSAQVLFLNERPQPRGGGRGGVGGASSSSSTPYICEICARALLDPFRFCSLGCKLAGIKRNGDATFVLTPDDDEEAEGRREESSSNAEAAEESKPRRRGRWGSGLREETGHEDRSPASLPPPPAFSRRRKGIPRRAPFAS; encoded by the exons atgatgatgaggagggtggCGGCGTCGCTGGTGCCGCCGTGGTTGGAGACCCTGCTCTCCACCCCCTTCTTCGCTACTTGCCCTGTCCACCCTGACGCCCCCCGCAGCGAACGCAACATGTTCTGCCTCGACTGCGGCGACTCCGCTTCCTCCTTCTGTTTATACTGCCGCACCGATCTTCACTCCGGCCACAGCGTCATCCAG ATACGGCGGTCGTCGTACCACGACGTGGTGCGGGTGGCGGAGATCCGAAACGTATTGGACATCCGCGGCGTCCAGACCTACGTCATCAACAGTGCGCAAGTGCTCTTCCTCAACGAGCGTCCGCAGCCGCGCGGCGGCGGGCGGGGCGGTGTCGGCGgcgcctcctcttcctcctccacccCCTACATATGCGAGATCTGCGCCCGCGCCCTCCTCGACCCCTTCCGCTTCTGCTCCCTCGGCTGCAAG TTGGCGGGGATAAAGAGAAACGGCGACGCGACCTTCGTGCTCACCCCCGACGACGACGAGGAGGCCGAAGGCCGCCGCGAGGAGTCATCGTCAAATGCGGAAGCGGCTGAAGAGAGTAAACCCAGGCGGAGAGGGAGATGGGGCAGCGGATTGCGAGAGGAAACAGGGCACGAAGACCGTAGCCCTGCTTCCCTTCCGCCGCCGCCGGCATTTTCGAGGAGGCGGAAGGGCATCCCCCGGCGCGCCCCCTTCGCCTCCTAA